GTCAGGAGTTACTGATCAACCATGGGATTTCTCTCTGTTCAAACCTTCCAAATTACCACTGCCATGGATGATGAAAATCCAGTGGCATGCCTGTAAGGCACTGCACTAACTGAAACTTCTCTCTACAACAGAGGCTGTCTGGGGCTAGAAGAGGCCCTTTGAGCCTCGGAGAATGGGACTGCGGGAGGCCGAGGCTACTGGATGGCTGACCACTAGGACTGGCCCAGAGGAAAGGGGAAGGCAGTAGCACACAGACCCCTCGACGGAGCCCTCCTCCCGCTGCTTCCTGAGCCTCCTCACCTGGCGTGGGAGCCTTTTCTGTTTTGCCCTTCCACACTGCCGCATAGCCGTCCTCGTGTTTGTTGAATGCCACAAGCTTCACCTCGTACAGccggccaggggctggggaaggtcACGGGGGTCACTGGCTAGAGAGGCCTCTGAGGCCACCCTTTCATCCCAGAGAGCGTCCCGTTCCCAGCTCCCATGCCCAGCTGCCCAAAGTCCCACCCAAGGCTAAATCTGTCTCACTCCCTCCTGCAGCCCTCCTCACCTAGCTGGGTCAGCTCATACTGCTTCACTTTCTTCTTGAGCCGGACAGGCCCCACATCCCAGGCCTGGTCTCCGCGGCCCCCTGGGGGACTCTCACCACCAGCCTCCTCCTCGGCCCCCACCTCCCGCCAGTAGAGTTTGTAGCCAGAGatctgggcggggtgggggggcggctgCCACGACACCACCAGGGACTCCATCCTTGCCCGGACCTTCAACTCTGCAGGGGCAAAAGGGActgggggcagaggagcaggaTGGGAAGAAGGAGTGAGAGAATGGGGAATGAGAAGGAAGGCAGGGATGGGAGAAGGGGATGAGGCAGGAAGAAGCCAAAAGCAGGAAGCCAGCACTGAGTGAGAGCCTTGCCAACCTTCTCCCAGTGCGTCGGCACTCAGCCACCACCCTTAGTGCCAGGCCTGGGCTCAGGCTAGAGGTGAACTCATTCTTCTACATGCCAAGTGCTGAGAATGCAGGGACGTCTCCTGGGTGTTTGCAAAGAGGTTAGCAAGGAGCACCCCTGGGGTAGGAGTGACAGTATATGGCACAGCACAGGGCTCTGGTTCTTCTTCTGAATGAATGCATGGGTACGGACAAGCAAGGGAGGGTCACAGGGGTTGCTGAGGCTGGAAAGGAGCCATGGGTGTCAGGAACCTACGTGGAGCCTAAGAGTGGGGCCTTGCTATGTGTCAGACACCGTTCTAAGGACCTTGTACGTGTGTTTTAACTATATTCTCAGAAACccataaaatgacaaaaatactattgtctccatcttacagataagaaaactgagaagttAATTAACTTGTCCAATGTCATACAGATAGTGTGGGTGCCAGGTTCTATCTGCCCTTAATCATTCCATTATTGGGCCTCTCGATAAAATTGACAATCCGAGTTGGTGGAAGCAACGACTATTTAACAAGTTCTTATTAAGTACTAAACATGTGTTTACAATGCATTATTAATCCTCATGCCACCTTTGGCATTAAGGGAAGCCTCAGAGCTGTGAAtggtttgtccaaggtcacacagcagagagAAGGGACACTGGAGGCCAGGTTTGCCTGTAAAGGCCAGCCTTCACCTCTACACCTGCTTCCCTTACCCGTCAAATAGGGGGAGCCATGGAAGGTCTCTGATTGGAGAGGGTGGTTGGGCCTCTGTTCCAAAGGCACATGTACACCCACATGGTCACACACACTATCTTTCCTCTCCCCTCAAACCCCATACCGTGGCTCTGGTTGTGCATACTGGGCGTCCGGTGCTGCATCCACTGGGAAGGGGTCCCGTAGCCAGCCCCGGTGCCAGCCGAAATCCGGACTCGATACACCTTGTTGGGCTGAAGTGCACTCAGTGTAAACTGTGTCTCATTTCCAGGCACCTCGGTGGAGAAAACCTGATCTGCCGGGACAGAAAATATGGCTGCAGGGTGGCCACCTTAGGACCATGACTCCTCAACGTCCCCATACCAGCTACTCTACTCCAGATCCCAGTTCCTCAGTGCCCATGAGAGCCTGAGGCCCTCTGAGCACTGAAGCCCTGGTGCCTGGACGGACTCCACAGCTCCAGAGCTGACTCCTGTGCCTCTGGCCTGGGCTGATGCAGGCCATCGGCTTCAGCTTAGAGTGGAGAGAACCATGGCGTGGACTCCACACTTCCCCTTGAGCTGTCATCATCCCCTTAGGCACACACTAGAGCGCAGGCGCAAGGGGTTGTCTCTGAAGGCCATCAGGCACCACCTTCTGGAACCCTGGTGACCACCCTAAGCCCCCTTCCtcacccttccctccttcttcacTCTCACCCTAGCCCCCAGCCACTTGTCTTCCCCTAACTCTTTATACCTTTCATATCCTCTCCCCTAATTCACCTACATCTGCCCTAACACATCCTCCCCAATGCTGTTTACTCAAACCTGCAAGCATGCCCTCCACTGCCCATCCCTTATCTGCTTTTTGAATCGGAAGGGACTCCAGGGATTACCTAGGCTACTcgcctcatttcacagatgaggaaactgaggcagggactTAACAGCATTATCCACTATAGCTGTAGAGGAGGTGGGGCTAGAACCCAGACCTCCCTCCGTCAGGAGCTTTGCCTCTTTGGCTTCCCTACACCCAGACCATACTCCTCTTGTCCAGGTTCCTATTTCTCTACTCCACAGCTCTGCCTCATTGCCTCAGACATCCCCTGACCTCTGCTTGGGTCCGCAGCTACTCTGGTCAGCCCTTCCTATCAACAATGCCCAGCTAGGGGGAGCCCTCACCCTGCCTCCACTTACCTTCCTTTCCCAAACCGTACTCTATCTTGTACTTCACCACCTGCCCATTGCtcaggctgggaggcaggggcagccACGCCACCCTGATGTCCAAGGGGTTGGGGCTGGACAGGGAGAGCTGGGGCGCTGCACTGGGGACTGAGACAGAAGAACATCAGCGTGAGCTCTGCTCCACCGACGtggaaggtgaggcccaggagcgGTCAGAGActtgcccaggtcacacagcaagtcagaAGGAGGCCCAGGACCAGGAtctgagggaggaaagggagcctCTCAGGGGAGCCCCAAACTGGATATGAGGGGATATCCTTCCCACCCCAAAGCCAGAAAAAGGTTTGGGGCACAATCTTCTACATCCAGTGGGTTCATGTCACCGGCCCCTGCCTGACTGGATGGTACATGGGTATTGAAAAGGGCCATATGACATAGGGAATCAAGACCTGGACTCAAGTCCCAGTTGTACtactgaccttgggcaagtcactctcattttctgggcctcagtttcccaaactCTAAATTGGGAAGAATCCATATCCACCCCCTTACGTGGCACAAAAGATGGTAAGAGACAGGTAAAAGTGCCTTGGCATATGCTGGTAAAAAGAAGCGAGCTACCATCCCCAGGGAATTTTTTGGAACCCAAGGTGCCTCTTGCAGGTTTAGAGGCCCTACCATCATCCAGTGTGTGGACCAGCGCTGGGGTGGAGGTGCGGCTGGCCCCCAGCTGGGAGTAGGCCACCACGTAGAACTCATAATCGGTGTTGGGTTCCAGGTCCCGAACCTGCAGCTCTGTGGTGTCATTGTTCACTGCAAACTGGTATTCCACATTGTCCATGCCTGGGGCAGTGACACAGGGGACAAAGGGACTGTCAGAGAGCCACCCCAAAGGTCTGCCAGCTGGAGGCTATCGAGGGATCCTTCATATTGTCCCAGGCTCCAGAATAGTCTGTGTATAACTAAATCACCAGATCACATGAGCTGGAGAGTATAGACTTCCCTGGCTTCTAGTCTCCCTGTATTAACTCCTCCACCAATTAGGAAGTTCCTTCTCGTGTCTAATTGAAATGACTCCCACTGCAGTTAATAAACCGGCTCCCGGAATGCCAAGGCATTTTCCCTGGGAGGAAAggcatcctctttctcctctATCAAAACAGACTGTGGCTGAGGGGGAAACGGGCCACGCACACGTTAACCCTTCCAGCATGGCATCGAGGACTGCGGCCTAGGGCGTATCTAGGCGGGTCTCTCCCGTAGGCTTTCGTCCCGTCCCGTCCCGTCCCGTCCCGTCCCGTCCCATCCCGTCCCCTCCCgtcccatcccaccccccaaaGTACCCACCCGGCAATCCTTCCGTCATCTCACTTGTGCCGCCCTCAGGGCGCCCCCTCGCGGGTCCCCAGCAGACGTACCCCGTGCCTTCTGGTAGTGGAGGGAGAAGCCGATGATCTGCTCGCTGTGCAGCTCGGGGCGCTCCCAGGCCACCAGCACGGCGGAGCTGCTCAGCGGCGTGGCCGTGACCCGCGTGGGGGCGCTGGGCAGCCCCTCGCGCACCACGACGGCCAGGGGCGCGGCGGCGCACGCGGTGCCCGCGCTGTTCTCGGCCACGCACTGGTAGTAGCCGGCGTCCTGCAGGCCGATCTGCGTGATGACCAggctgccgccgccgccctgCACCTTGACGCGCCCGTTGGGCCGCAGCGGCGCCCCGTCGTGCAGCCAGCGCAGCGCGGGCCGCGGCTCCCCCGCCGCCCGGCACACGAAGCGCGCGGTGCTCGCCCGCGTCCGCGACAGCGGCTCCGGGGCCTGCGAGATGGCCGGggcggctgggggcgggggacggggggacACGCTGACGGCGCGCCCGGGCCGCGGGGGGCTAGGCCGCCCCCAGGTGCCGCGGCCGCCAGTCCACCTCTGCTCCTCGCCCCGGTGTCCCCAAGGCCTCCGGGGCCGCCCCTACGCGCCCTGGCTCCTCCCGGGCTTCCCCCACTCGCTCCGGGGCCGGCACCGCGACCTGCTTCTCGTGTCCTTCCGCGACCCGCGCCCGAGACTTACCCTTCCGCACTGTTAGCCCAGCCTTGCACGACCCCGTCCCCGAGTGTCACCCGGACCACACTGTCTCCCCTAGCCCTCAGTCCCGTGACCTAggtcccctccccatccccctaccccccaaGCCGCACCCTGATCACCCCTCTTCTCTCCCCGGCTCAACTTTCCCCACCCGCACCCAATCCCCCCATCCATTCCCCCACTTGCCCTCCTCCACTCCACCCCCCACCAGAGCCGCCTCCCTGGGTGCCGGCCCCCTAGCGCTGGCCCTGTCGCATCCTCGGGGTGGGCCCTCAGTCCTTCCAACACACCCAGCTGCCCTTCCCCGTCCCCGGCTTCCGTACCCGGCCCTACCGGCCCGCCCCACGCCGGCTCCCCCGACCCCCACTGCCCGGTGCCCCCCGCGCCTCACCCAGCACGCGGAGCTCGGCGGCCGCAGTGGCGAAGTCGCGCGTGCGGGGCTTGTTAGCGCGGCACACGTAGACGCCCGAGTGCCGGGGCTGCGCGCTGCTGATGAGTAGGTTGGTGCGGCCCAGGACGATGACATCCGTGGAGATGGGTTTCCCATCTGGGGGAGGAGACGGAAGAGCGGTGGAGCAGGGCCCAGAGGACTGCCCCTCCATCTACTCCACTGCGCCCCGGGTCGGGGGGTGGCGGGCTTCCCACCCGCTAACAGTCCTTAATCGAATGCCGGTTCCTCCACTTGCTAGAGGAGtgaccctctctgagccttggagTCTccccctgtaaaatggggagagggGAGTCCCTTGCTAGAGGGATGCTGTGCGGGTGGAACACAGGTTTGTGAGAAGGCCAGGCCCAATGCGGCCACCTAACAGGTGCTCAGTACACCAGTCAGTTACTACTATTACCCTTATGATTAAATGGATTTCTCTTAAGAAGGAcacactcgggatccctgggtggcgcagcggtttggcgcctgcctttgacccagggcgtgatcctggagacccgggatcgaatcccacgtcaggctcccggtgcatggagcctgcttctctctctgcctgtgtctctgcctctctctctctgtgtctatcatgaataaataaataaaatctttaaaaaaaaaaaaaaaaaaagaaggacacactcctcggggatccctgggtggctcagcagtttggcgcctgcctttggcctagggcgggatcttggagtcccaggatggagtcccgagtggggctcccagcgtggagcctgcttctccctctgcctatgtctcggtctctctctctctctctctatgatgaataaataaataaaataaataaataaatctaaaaaaaaaaaaaaaaaaaaaaaggacgcaCTCCTCCTGTATGGTCTTACCCCAATATTGTGATGAAGATATGGCTGAGAGGTCTGCCCAGAACCAAAGATTTGAATATATGCAAGACTTTTATCTTGAATCTGAACTGAGAACCATTTTTAAAGCCCCTGCTTTCTGAACATGAACAGAAAATCCagagaagaaatgcaaatggccAAGAAACACACTCAAAAAAGTGTTCAGTTTCacataatcagagaaatgcacacCAAAACACAGATATTAATTTTCACCTATCAAAttgggaaagtttttaaaaacggTAAGCTGGGGCACGTGGGTCActaagtcagttgagcatctgcctttggcttgagttatgatcctgaggtcccaggatggagccccgcatccggctctctgctccttgtggagcctacttctctctctcactctgcctaccactccccctacatgtgctctctctctgtcaaagaaataaataaataaaatcttttaaaaaaataaaaaaataaaaagggtaagCTGCCAGAGAAAGGGTAAATGCTGAGAAGGGCTCCACCTTGACTatgacccagggatcccatttgtGGGCACCTGTCCCGGGGAGGTATGAACAGGGCTGATCACTATGGTGTTGATTGTAATAGTGGGCATCGGGAAAGGACTTCAAAATTCAACGGTAGGGACTGGCAGATCGCATTATAGTTATATTCAAATGATGGACTATGGTCATTaaaattgctttttgaaaaagttttagagggacacctgggtgactcagtggttgagcatctgcctttggctctggtagtgatcccagggtcctggaattgagtctcacatcacgctcctcacaaggagcctgcttttccctctgcctatgcctctgcctctctctgtgtgtctctgatgaataaataaataaaatattttttaaaaaaagaaatagttttagaGATGGTTATGATATACTGTTGAATTAAAGTAAGACTTGGACTTGTAAATATAGCATGCTCCCAATTTCTGGGAAAAATGTACATGTGCATAGAAAAAGTCtggaaaggggtgcctgggtggttcagtcagttaagtgtctgccttctgcttgggtcatgatcccagggtacagggatccagccctacatcaggctccctggtcatcggggagtttgcttctctctcttcctctgctcctccctgttcATGCGtgttcttgctctttctctctctctccctctctcttgctcactcactctctgtctcagataaataaataaaatcttttaaaaaggcaaaaaaagaaaaaagaaaaaatctggaagaaaatacaCTTGTATGTTAACTATTTTAATCTCTTTGGGTGGTGGAATTTCTGCTTTTCCCTGGTTTTCTACAACAAACACACATGACCTTCGtaaccagaagaaaacaaaacaaaaagccatgtCTCTTCCCTGACTTGGTGGAGTAAGTTTCTAGAAAAGGAACAGTGACTGGCATCAGGAAGGACATCCTTTTCCAGGCTTTCTCTTCCCAGTCCCTGTCCAGGAGTACTATTAGCAGACTTTCTTCGAGGGAGCTCCCAGGACCACCAGCGTCAGGATTCTCTGGGGCAGCAATTCTCAAATCCTCCGTGTGCACTCGAATCACAGAGTCTCTCAGGGGACCTTGTTAAGATGCAGAGGCCTAGGGCAAGCcccagattctgcatttctaactagCTGCAGCGGGTGGGTGCAAAGACCACAATTTCAGTAGCAGGACCTAGGgcagttttaaatattaagattCTTGGCTCACAAACTGTCCAGGCATGAAGGAAGGGAGTCTGCAGTTTTAACAAGCTCCCTGCAACATCCTGATGCAAGGTCAGGATTTGAGAAACACTCAGAACTTCTGGGCGACATCACCTACCCTAATAATAGGGCCTTGCTCGTGCCAGACTCCCCCTAACCAGGCAAGTGTCACAAGTTCAATGAGGTGTGCAGGTCGGGGAAGTCCAAAGATACCAGCACTGTCCAATCTCAGCAGTTCAGTGGGAAGTTGTtcggtttattttttttctttaaactctaCATAATCATTACATACCCTTTTGAACGTGAGATAAAACTTACGAAAAGGAGACAGTGTAGGCTAATAGACTGAGGCAAAGGAGAAAGGTAAAGAAAGTGAGGTTTAAGACTTACTTTTGCCATCAACTTGGGAAAAGTCACTTCTCAttgacaaaggaaacaaagataatctttgctggggcgcctgggtgctcagtgcgTTGAGtgtctgacacttggtttcagctcagatcatgatctcagaggggttgggctccctgctcagtacagagtctgcctgcctgtccctcccctcccactctgcTCTGCTCCCCCTCTTGCATGGCCCTCCCCCCcagcactctctctcaaataaataaataaaatcttttaaaaatccttgctTTTCTTCCATTCAGAACTGTAGGAAGTGGTGTACCAGAAACAGAACAGGCTCTAAAGTTTGGGCAttaagctctctgagcctcagtttccccatctgtctaCTGGGAATAAGAGTCCTCACTCCTACCTCCTTCAAAGGGCTCCTCCAGGCTCTGGCAGGAGGCTGGGTGGAGCGCTCCATAGGCGGCAGGGTGCTGTGTGACCAGCATCCTCACTACCCTGATGGCATCTCGTGTAACGCAGTTCCCCCCGGCACTTATCACTTGCTGCCTGATACTGTCAAATCTCTCTTCCTAAGTATGTATCTTATCTCCCTCACCCAGACGATGAGTGGAGAGGGCAGGATTCCTGTCTCTCtcacctgactttttttttttttttttttttaattcactgtgCCCAGCATGAAGACAAGCACACAAGGCAGCAGCAGCAATCCAAGTGGACCAGCAGTGGGGTCTGTTCTCACCCGACTCTAGGTCTCCCACATTCACTTGCAACACCATTAAGACCACTCTAAATAAGTGGACTCAAAGTGCTTCATAAAGGAAACATACTCCACACTGATTGAGGACTAAGTCTGTCCGGGTGTTCCTCAATCCTGGGAGAGGAGTTCCTGTGACATGGAGTGATCACCCTTATAGCTTCCCAACCCGAGGATACATGAGATGCCACGTCCTCCTTTCCCAAGCCTTCAGGTCACCTCCCTCCACTTACCCTGTCGGACCCAGGACACAAAAGGGATGGGGTCAGCGGAGGCCACACATTCCATCACTACACTCTGGCCCGAAACCACAGTGGTGTTCTCAGGGGCTGCCACAATGACCACGTCCTGCCCCCTGGTGGATGCCAGGGACCCTGGAGAGAGATGGCAGGCAAGCAAGCAGCCTTACCATTAGGTGTCCTTCACCTGATGCTCACAGTCACCTGGTGAGGCACATGGGGTGGGGAACAGCCAGGGTTTCATTGGACAGATGGGAAAAGCAGCCGCAGAGTTTGGCAGAGCTAGGACTGGAACTCAGAGTTCTTTCTCTTGGAGCCAGGAGAGGGATAACCTGGCCTCTGGCATACCACCCCCAATCTCCCCTACCAAATGGAACCCACCCTTCAGGCAGAGGACCATCAGGGTCATGGGTAGACTTAGAGCCTGGATTTTGAGTCTATAGTCATAGGTTCTGGCTCCAGCACTGCCATTAATGTACTGTGCGACCTTAGGCAAGTCCCTTCTCCAAAgggctttgggctccctgtgggaaaagGAGGAGGTAGGCTCGAGTTTCCTCCACTCGACAGCTCCAGGAGCAGGGGTTCCCTGCCAGGTTCTCCCTGTGACCCAGGCCCCAGGGTTAGCATGGTGAATACCTGGTTTGTCCAGCAGGTGGAGGCAGAGACCCCCTTTCCCTCATAAGGGCCCCAGCACAGGAGGGAGAGTGAACCGGACCCAGAGACCTGCTTACCAGCTAAACCACAGGAAAGTAGGAtggagtggaggtgggaggggtgaggagggggatGGGAAGAGATGTGCAGAAGGGCAGCGTTGGGCGGAGATGTCATGGCAGAGGAAGGCAAGTGAGGCGCCGCTGGGGGAGGCCTGTGCTGAGatctattgagcacctgctaggtgccaggcactttcTACTCTTATCTCAGCTATTCCCACAACCTCCCTGAGCTAGACATTTGATAACAGCTCAGGGTCACACAGATGGTAAGCAGAGaggccaggattcaaaccagATCTTTCTGACCCCAGAGCCTGTGCCCTTCCTACTGCATCACGCCAAGACAGGAGCttttcagagaaatggaaagaacaggATCACCAGACTGCAGGGAACTGGATTTGCAGTGCCCAGCCAGCAGCAAGGGGTGAATCTGCTCATGCCCAGAGGGCGGGGACCAGGGCTTCAGGGCACTGATACCTGCCTTCGGatgccttccctcccccctccctcccgtTTGTCCCTACCTGGGGATGCCCCACTCAACCTTAGGGAGCACGAGCATCTTGTTGGAAGAGAGCCCAGGCCTGGGAGTCTGAAGTCTCGGGTTCCAGTTCCAGCTCTATCTCTGACTTGCTAGGTGGTActgccctctctgggcttcctcaCCGCACCTGCCCAATGGCACTCCTACACTGTCACCTGTTTAAAGGCAGAGCCTGGGCCTCAGGAGGTACCTCTCAGCTCTGATGTGGCTGATGTCAGAagaccccattcccccacccagcctgccccCGTACCTCTTCGGGCCACGCTGAGCACGGCCTCGTGGCTGAAGCGCTGGCGGACTGAGCTGGTGGCCACGCAGCGGTAGGAGCCTGCATCACTTTCCTGAATGTCCAGGATCTGGAGGACCCCGTTGGGAAGAGTGATGA
This region of Canis lupus baileyi chromosome 32, mCanLup2.hap1, whole genome shotgun sequence genomic DNA includes:
- the IGDCC4 gene encoding immunoglobulin superfamily DCC subclass member 4 isoform X5, with amino-acid sequence MAAETGKWEEHGIWHQKTWIQVSTLLQLLITLPNGVLQILDIQESDAGSYRCVATSSVRQRFSHEAVLSVARRGSLASTRGQDVVIVAAPENTTVVSGQSVVMECVASADPIPFVSWVRQDGKPISTDVIVLGRTNLLISSAQPRHSGVYVCRANKPRTRDFATAAAELRVLAAPAISQAPEPLSRTRASTARFVCRAAGEPRPALRWLHDGAPLRPNGRVKVQGGGGSLVITQIGLQDAGYYQCVAENSAGTACAAAPLAVVVREGLPSAPTRVTATPLSSSAVLVAWERPELHSEQIIGFSLHYQKARGMDNVEYQFAVNNDTTELQVRDLEPNTDYEFYVVAYSQLGASRTSTPALVHTLDDVPSAAPQLSLSSPNPLDIRVAWLPLPPSLSNGQVVKYKIEYGLGKEDQVFSTEVPGNETQFTLSALQPNKVYRVRISAGTGAGYGTPSQWMQHRTPSMHNQSHVPFAPAELKVRARMESLVVSWQPPPHPAQISGYKLYWREVGAEEEAGGESPPGGRGDQAWDVGPVRLKKKVKQYELTQLAPGRLYEVKLVAFNKHEDGYAAVWKGKTEKAPTPDLPIQRGPPLPPAHVHAESNSSTSIWLRWKKPDFTTVKIVNYTVRFSPWGLRNASLVTYYTSSGEDILIGGLKPFTKYEFAVQSHGVDMDGPFGSVVERSTLPDRPSTPPSDLRLSPLTPSTVRLHWCPPTEPNGEIVEYLILYSNNHSQPEHQWTLLTTEGNIFSAEVHGLESDTRYFFKMGARTEVGPGPFSGLQDVITLQEKLSDSLDVHSVTGIIVGVCLGLLCLLACMCAGLRRSPHREALPGLSSTANAGNPALYSRARLGPPSPPAAHELESLVHPRPQDWSPPPSDIEDRAEVHSLMGGGASDCRGHSKRKISWAQPGGPSWAGSWAGCELPQAGTMPSLTRALLPPAGTGQTLLLQALVYDAIKGNGRKKPPPACRNQVEAEVIVHSDFSASKGNPDLHLHDLEPEDPLPSEAPDLTSGVVDLGQGVDWLDRDLGGCEQATTGPDRLTCLPEAANVSYPYPDLQPSEALEEAPGNSCQPKAPCSLGTSPGLPRAPVPSSA